The following proteins are co-located in the Desulfovibrio intestinalis genome:
- the recO gene encoding DNA repair protein RecO, with amino-acid sequence MTEWADHALVLRMGHFRESDLWLRTLCRKHGLLTLFAFGGSRSRRRFCGCLDVLNSLHCRVKASPRGGFLNLEEAVLLGGPQALRRDWRRMGLAANCMRFVESLGVGDEGADEAFTLVEDMRRTLEEAATLPALFPLFFRLRLAGALGFAPSLDVCGVCGCALQGPGQFVVDEGHVRCPSCRAEAGPVRYGVELSTDGLDLLRHVQQELPSGWHAEELPSVDRRACSRVIDGFVQYHLGLAWEGGFFRRV; translated from the coding sequence ATGACCGAATGGGCCGATCACGCGCTTGTGCTGCGCATGGGGCACTTTCGTGAGTCGGACCTCTGGCTGAGAACCCTTTGTCGCAAGCACGGCCTGCTGACGCTGTTCGCCTTTGGCGGAAGCAGAAGCAGGCGTCGCTTTTGTGGCTGCCTCGACGTGCTCAACAGCCTGCACTGCCGGGTTAAAGCTTCGCCACGGGGCGGTTTTCTCAACCTTGAAGAGGCCGTGCTGCTGGGCGGCCCCCAAGCGCTCAGACGCGATTGGCGTCGTATGGGGCTGGCCGCCAACTGCATGCGGTTTGTCGAATCGCTTGGCGTGGGCGACGAAGGGGCGGATGAAGCCTTTACGCTGGTGGAAGATATGCGGCGAACGCTTGAAGAAGCCGCCACGCTGCCCGCACTTTTTCCTCTTTTTTTCCGGTTGCGTCTGGCGGGGGCTCTGGGTTTTGCACCAAGTCTGGATGTCTGCGGCGTGTGCGGTTGTGCCTTGCAAGGCCCCGGGCAGTTTGTTGTGGATGAAGGTCATGTGCGTTGTCCTTCCTGCCGTGCGGAAGCCGGGCCTGTGCGATATGGCGTGGAATTGAGCACAGACGGACTTGACCTTTTGCGTCATGTACAGCAAGAATTGCCATCCGGCTGGCATGCGGAGGAACTGCCTTCTGTGGACAGACGGGCCTGCTCGCGTGTTATTGACGGTTTTGTGCAATACCATCTGGGGCTGGCGTGGGAGGGTGGTTTTTTCCGCCGCGTATAG
- a CDS encoding helix-turn-helix domain-containing protein: protein MTLEELGAVLRAEREKRGLSIEDAANHLKIGARLLRALEAGDTSSLPHLAYTKGFIRSYSSYVGLSTEEVSAALAALEASNEETTVQQAPMPDITLAPRRSMKPFLSAFVVVLLGVGAYAAWQHGALEFLTSQTRRMAQPAPMQSPDTADTSSLGAGSRSVAANRESRQGASAGQSATAAADNGTQAARSATSVAPAAPGASAASGTSGAPAAPGTPTPPAAPVAPAAPAAPVAAAPTGAAATQTPVTGPHKLIITATEECWVHSNADNTDTRQFSLRKGDTFALTFNKSLELKLGNAGGVRLRYDGEELPPAGASGQVRTLTFPPALP, encoded by the coding sequence ATGACCTTAGAGGAATTGGGTGCGGTCCTTCGCGCTGAGCGTGAAAAGAGGGGTCTGAGCATCGAAGATGCGGCTAATCATTTGAAGATTGGCGCGCGTCTTTTGCGTGCGCTTGAGGCCGGGGACACATCTTCTCTGCCCCATCTGGCATATACCAAGGGCTTCATTCGTTCCTATTCTTCTTATGTGGGGCTTTCCACTGAAGAAGTCAGCGCTGCGCTGGCTGCTCTGGAAGCCAGCAATGAAGAAACCACTGTGCAGCAGGCGCCCATGCCGGACATTACCCTGGCCCCGCGCCGCAGCATGAAGCCTTTTCTTTCTGCTTTTGTGGTGGTTTTGCTGGGCGTAGGCGCGTATGCCGCATGGCAGCATGGCGCATTGGAATTTCTGACCAGCCAGACCCGCCGCATGGCGCAACCCGCGCCCATGCAAAGCCCGGATACCGCCGATACTTCCTCTCTTGGCGCAGGCTCCCGCAGTGTTGCCGCCAATCGTGAATCCCGTCAGGGAGCCAGCGCGGGGCAATCTGCAACGGCTGCGGCCGACAACGGTACTCAGGCGGCCCGTTCTGCCACATCCGTGGCACCCGCTGCGCCCGGTGCCTCTGCTGCATCTGGCACATCTGGCGCTCCTGCTGCTCCCGGCACGCCCACACCGCCTGCCGCCCCTGTTGCGCCTGCCGCTCCTGCCGCGCCAGTGGCTGCTGCGCCCACTGGGGCCGCAGCAACGCAGACGCCCGTTACGGGGCCGCACAAGCTCATTATTACCGCTACGGAAGAATGTTGGGTGCACTCCAATGCGGATAATACGGACACCAGACAGTTTTCTTTGCGCAAGGGTGACACCTTTGCCCTTACGTTTAATAAAAGCCTGGAGTTGAAGCTCGGTAATGCGGGCGGGGTACGCCTCCGTTACGACGGCGAGGAGCTTCCCCCTGCAGGCGCAAGTGGTCAGGTACGCACGCTGACCTTCCCGCCGGCACTCCCATGA
- a CDS encoding SurA N-terminal domain-containing protein, with the protein MRKTLVLLLAIMLTTVCGVQAAQLNKVAAVVNGQVITMFDLQKNALPDLMRNGLNPDNPANAKQVDTVFRKVLDLMIMDILIAQEAKRLKVSVSPSDIDNEIAKIMQGRNMTKQQFEEQLVRQKSSVAELRGNIEKTLLRQKIMSMEVGRKVVVTPEEIQAYYEANKATMYDRSGLHMGVMVYSPKVNAAAIAAQIRSGALTFEEAAQKYSIAPNKEKGGDMGPVEWDRLNPEWEGRLTKMKPGDVTDVFDLQGHKAQVHLFRPGGGGVKMLSFEEAKPQIDAILRQPKAMERFDDYTGQLRKKAVIDIRL; encoded by the coding sequence GTGAGGAAAACTCTTGTTTTGCTGCTGGCGATCATGCTTACGACCGTATGCGGTGTGCAGGCCGCCCAGCTCAATAAGGTGGCTGCGGTGGTCAATGGACAAGTCATCACCATGTTTGACCTGCAAAAAAATGCTTTGCCAGACCTGATGCGTAATGGTCTCAATCCGGACAATCCCGCCAATGCCAAGCAGGTGGACACGGTTTTTCGTAAGGTTCTGGACCTGATGATTATGGATATTCTCATCGCCCAGGAAGCTAAAAGACTGAAAGTCTCCGTTTCCCCTTCGGATATTGACAATGAGATTGCCAAGATCATGCAGGGCCGCAATATGACCAAGCAGCAGTTCGAAGAACAGCTCGTTCGCCAGAAGAGCAGTGTGGCCGAACTGCGCGGCAATATAGAAAAGACCCTGCTGCGTCAGAAGATCATGAGCATGGAAGTGGGCCGCAAGGTTGTGGTTACCCCCGAAGAAATTCAGGCCTATTACGAAGCCAACAAGGCTACCATGTATGACCGCAGCGGCCTGCATATGGGTGTTATGGTCTATTCGCCCAAGGTCAACGCTGCCGCCATTGCCGCCCAGATACGCTCTGGGGCACTGACCTTTGAAGAAGCCGCGCAAAAATACTCCATTGCGCCCAACAAGGAAAAAGGCGGCGATATGGGCCCGGTAGAATGGGACCGCCTGAATCCCGAATGGGAAGGCCGTCTTACCAAGATGAAGCCCGGCGACGTTACGGACGTTTTTGACCTTCAGGGGCACAAGGCGCAGGTGCATCTTTTCCGTCCCGGTGGCGGTGGTGTGAAGATGCTCTCCTTTGAAGAAGCCAAGCCGCAGATTGACGCCATTTTGCGTCAGCCCAAGGCTATGGAGCGCTTTGACGACTATACGGGGCAGCTGCGCAAAAAGGCCGTGATTGACATCCGGCTGTAG
- the glyQ gene encoding glycine--tRNA ligase subunit alpha: protein MYFQDVILTLQDYWAKQGCVIEQPSGVECGAGTFNPHTFLRVIGPEPWSVAYVEPSRRPTDGRYGENPNRLQRYFQFQVIMKPSPDNVQDLYLQSLNALGINPAQHDIRFVEDDWESPTLGAWGLGWEVWLNGMEVSQFTYFQQVGGIDLSPVSVELTYGLERLTMYLQGVESVYDLAWNKNVTYGHIYHQNEVEQSRHNFEASDAQMLLRHFSDFEGQSKAMLELGLPWPAYDYCLKCSHTFNLLDARGAISITERTGYIGRVRALAAGVARLYAAQREELGYPMLKKDAR from the coding sequence ATGTATTTTCAGGACGTGATACTCACCCTACAGGATTACTGGGCCAAACAGGGCTGCGTCATTGAGCAGCCCTCCGGCGTGGAGTGCGGGGCAGGTACTTTCAACCCCCATACTTTTTTGCGGGTCATTGGTCCCGAACCCTGGAGCGTGGCCTATGTGGAGCCCTCGCGGCGTCCCACAGACGGCCGTTACGGCGAAAATCCCAACCGCCTGCAACGCTACTTTCAGTTTCAGGTCATCATGAAGCCCTCGCCGGACAACGTGCAGGACCTCTATCTGCAAAGCCTCAATGCTTTGGGCATCAATCCCGCGCAGCACGACATCCGCTTTGTGGAAGATGACTGGGAATCACCCACTCTTGGCGCCTGGGGACTTGGCTGGGAAGTATGGCTCAACGGTATGGAAGTGAGCCAGTTCACCTATTTTCAGCAGGTGGGCGGCATTGATCTTTCGCCTGTCAGCGTTGAGCTGACCTACGGCCTGGAACGTCTGACCATGTATCTGCAAGGTGTGGAATCCGTTTACGATCTGGCCTGGAATAAAAATGTTACCTACGGGCACATCTATCACCAGAACGAAGTGGAGCAGTCGCGCCACAACTTTGAGGCCAGCGACGCGCAGATGCTGCTGCGTCATTTCAGCGATTTTGAAGGGCAGAGCAAGGCCATGCTGGAACTGGGCCTGCCCTGGCCCGCGTACGATTACTGCCTGAAGTGTTCGCATACCTTTAACCTGCTGGATGCGCGCGGGGCCATATCCATCACCGAACGCACCGGCTACATCGGCAGGGTGCGTGCCCTGGCGGCGGGCGTGGCCCGTCTGTATGCGGCTCAGCGCGAAGAACTGGGCTATCCCATGCTCAAAAAGGATGCGAGGTAA
- a CDS encoding peptidylprolyl isomerase, whose translation MPLFFSAEHGDHKKLPPTVSAQVAGTPGRLCGHAARSVSGLTAAFLPRMARLALLVCCFMLTACFEARLPEGVVATVNSEPIYLRTVQALLDSRSAALGTMQRPSLENMKRQYGDALSTLIIYALVRQDLRDLQIPVTDAALEAAVAAIRADYGGQEGLARFLADESLDENEWRVLMRDHLAIQSFEKRILLPGIRISLDDVRVYYKEHETEFNLPETLDVCLISAVERQLVDSFCASFVSGRPAREEQARDILLQCQEMNLAQLPAAWRKKAEKLAPGQCASPVQEDGRWYGLALEGRNPAHTMGVAEAYPLIENILRQQRKEAAFERWLTAALERAQVRVNPDLMADLLTPPSARPAMREDGSGAGNGLSSHGGVNGSGDAGPGSSDGEEGADTPGGGGETDGPYEKTGTPGKQVRQGL comes from the coding sequence ATGCCCTTGTTTTTTTCAGCTGAACACGGCGACCACAAAAAGCTGCCGCCAACGGTTTCTGCACAGGTGGCCGGAACGCCAGGGCGGTTGTGTGGGCATGCGGCGCGCTCCGTGTCGGGGCTGACGGCTGCGTTTTTACCTCGCATGGCGCGTCTGGCGCTGCTTGTCTGCTGCTTCATGCTGACCGCCTGTTTCGAGGCGCGCTTGCCTGAGGGCGTGGTGGCCACGGTCAACAGCGAGCCCATTTACCTGCGTACCGTGCAGGCCCTGCTGGACAGCCGGTCAGCGGCTTTGGGCACCATGCAGCGGCCATCGCTGGAAAATATGAAGCGGCAGTACGGCGATGCCTTGAGCACACTGATTATTTACGCCCTGGTACGCCAGGATTTGCGCGACCTGCAAATCCCTGTCACAGACGCTGCCCTTGAAGCCGCGGTGGCTGCCATCAGGGCTGACTACGGCGGTCAGGAAGGGCTGGCGCGTTTTCTGGCTGACGAATCGCTGGACGAAAACGAATGGCGGGTGCTCATGCGCGATCATCTGGCCATTCAAAGTTTTGAAAAGCGCATTCTTTTGCCCGGTATTCGAATTTCTCTGGACGACGTGCGAGTATATTACAAGGAACACGAAACTGAATTCAACCTACCTGAAACGCTGGACGTTTGCCTGATTTCAGCCGTAGAACGCCAGCTTGTAGACAGTTTTTGCGCGTCTTTCGTCTCTGGCCGCCCGGCACGCGAAGAGCAGGCCAGGGATATTTTATTGCAGTGCCAGGAAATGAATTTGGCCCAGTTGCCGGCCGCTTGGCGGAAAAAAGCTGAAAAGCTCGCGCCGGGGCAGTGTGCTTCTCCTGTTCAGGAGGACGGACGCTGGTACGGGCTTGCACTGGAAGGGCGTAATCCCGCTCACACGATGGGCGTGGCCGAGGCCTATCCGCTCATTGAGAACATTTTGCGTCAACAGCGTAAGGAAGCCGCTTTCGAACGCTGGCTGACTGCGGCTCTGGAACGCGCGCAGGTGCGTGTGAATCCTGACCTTATGGCTGATCTGCTCACGCCGCCCTCTGCACGGCCCGCAATGCGGGAAGACGGCTCCGGTGCGGGCAATGGCCTTTCCTCACACGGTGGCGTCAACGGCTCCGGCGATGCCGGGCCCGGTTCGTCAGATGGAGAGGAAGGCGCGGATACCCCGGGGGGCGGTGGGGAAACAGACGGACCATATGAAAAAACGGGGACGCCCGGCAAGCAAGTCCGGCAGGGCTTGTAG
- the mfd gene encoding transcription-repair coupling factor, which produces MDSFTTVLASQENQIYIERSGMATRCRLAVEAMAQGRTVVLVAREREEYNLARALLTLFTPELSFGDKSLSEPLWRSPCLALPALSQRQDRASWASRLAALYGLGLGQPRCLVCSVESLLLRHVPLNFFSSRNLDLRKGSDYAPELLLDQAVEWGYERVAMVTRPGEMARRGDILDIFPAGYAKPVRLEFFGDTLDEMRVFDAESQRSLQGCDELTLLPASPLSLDTKALAAARERCDRMFAEGRIGENECYSFKKSLDSGGLGLLPGSVLETTSFIEDWLPKNSLWLLPGEADSADALRNSRLSLKERLEAPDSPLPQPAALALRKSSQPAPWNSFQRVYAEPLVMGVEERGLDLAERPLHSFTELFPVPGAQDRPWQHLAAALKEWRGSRRQVVLSFSSGRSRARFLKLAEQDGIAPAMRYAPEQRGIFALVSQFRSGADLVWDDALVLGEDILYPKAEKTPRVSSRVFKGLDSFDDLKPGDLLVHRDYGIGRFAGLHHMDINAAANDFLLVEYSGKDKLYVPADRLGLIQRFKGTEGVEPALDRLGGAAWISGKEKARKAIEKIAADLVEMYAYRKVTKGFRYDPPGELYHEFEATFGFEETPDQAKAIQDVLDDMDKTSPMDRLVCGDVGFGKTEVALRAAFRAASEGRQVAMLCPTTVLAEQHYQTFRARLAGFPVNVGLLSRFVSRPKQKDVLKAAAAGQIDILIGTHRLLSTDVKLPNLTLLILDEEQRFGVRHKEKLKALKKNVDVLTLTATPIPRTLQLSMSGIRELSIIETAPQDRKPVASAVLRRDDNVLRKVMEREMEREGQIFWVYNRVQGLERVAEYVRGLVPAARVGMAHGQMSETELEDTMHKFWHGELDVLVCTSIVESGLDFPRANTLVVDQAQMFGLGQLYQLRGRVGRSDRQAYAFFVVPDAERLTAIAEERLRIIMDMDYLGAGFQVAMEDLRLRGAGNILGEVQSGHMCRVGLDLYLEMLEEAVGRLKGMPESLVSETELTLGLPAHIPASYIDDGRERLRCYKALTSASGGAAREETALSIRDRFGPFPEELANFLAVLDLKQFLTELQVQKADVHRGYVRLTWPDGQTAVQPERIVALAASMPGARVQPPAGLTLPLEKDASFAQGLDRLRQALEDIRMPIAEQVSS; this is translated from the coding sequence ATGGACAGTTTTACCACAGTACTGGCAAGTCAGGAAAATCAGATTTACATTGAGCGCAGTGGCATGGCCACGCGTTGTCGTCTTGCCGTCGAAGCTATGGCTCAGGGGCGCACTGTTGTTCTGGTTGCGCGCGAGCGCGAAGAATACAATCTTGCCCGTGCGTTACTGACGCTCTTTACCCCCGAGCTTTCGTTTGGCGATAAATCGCTGTCCGAGCCCTTGTGGCGCAGCCCCTGTCTGGCGCTGCCCGCCTTGAGCCAGCGGCAGGACAGGGCCTCATGGGCGTCACGCCTGGCTGCCCTTTACGGGCTTGGTCTGGGCCAGCCGCGCTGCCTGGTTTGCAGTGTAGAAAGTCTTTTGTTGCGCCATGTGCCCCTGAATTTTTTCTCTTCACGCAACCTTGATCTGCGCAAGGGCAGCGATTACGCGCCTGAACTGTTGCTGGATCAGGCAGTTGAGTGGGGGTACGAGCGCGTGGCAATGGTCACGCGGCCAGGAGAAATGGCCCGCCGGGGCGATATTCTCGACATTTTTCCTGCGGGATACGCCAAACCTGTGCGTCTGGAATTTTTTGGCGATACTCTTGATGAAATGCGGGTTTTTGATGCTGAAAGCCAGCGCTCCTTGCAGGGTTGCGACGAACTGACGCTTCTGCCTGCCAGCCCGTTGTCTCTGGACACCAAGGCTCTGGCTGCGGCACGGGAACGTTGCGACCGCATGTTCGCTGAAGGCCGCATTGGCGAAAACGAATGCTATTCCTTCAAAAAATCACTGGACAGCGGCGGCCTTGGCCTTTTGCCCGGCAGCGTGCTTGAAACGACCAGTTTTATTGAAGACTGGCTGCCCAAAAACAGCCTGTGGCTTCTGCCCGGCGAGGCCGACAGCGCCGATGCTTTGCGCAATAGCCGCCTGAGCCTCAAGGAAAGGCTGGAAGCTCCCGATTCACCCCTGCCGCAGCCAGCGGCCCTTGCCCTGCGCAAAAGTTCGCAGCCCGCGCCCTGGAACAGTTTTCAGCGCGTGTACGCAGAACCTCTGGTCATGGGCGTGGAAGAAAGGGGCCTTGATCTTGCTGAACGCCCCCTGCATTCCTTTACCGAGCTTTTTCCGGTGCCGGGCGCGCAGGATCGCCCCTGGCAACATCTTGCCGCTGCCCTCAAGGAGTGGCGGGGCAGCCGCCGTCAGGTGGTGCTCAGTTTTTCATCGGGCAGAAGCCGCGCCAGATTTTTGAAGCTGGCCGAACAGGACGGCATCGCACCCGCCATGCGCTATGCGCCGGAGCAGCGGGGGATTTTCGCCCTCGTTTCGCAGTTCAGATCCGGTGCGGATCTGGTATGGGACGACGCTCTGGTTCTTGGCGAAGACATCCTTTATCCCAAGGCTGAAAAAACGCCGCGCGTGTCGTCCCGCGTCTTCAAGGGCCTGGACTCCTTTGACGATCTCAAGCCCGGCGACCTTCTTGTGCACCGCGACTACGGCATCGGACGTTTCGCTGGTCTGCACCATATGGACATCAATGCTGCGGCCAACGATTTTCTGCTGGTGGAGTATTCCGGCAAGGACAAGCTCTATGTGCCAGCCGACCGCCTGGGCCTCATCCAGCGTTTCAAGGGCACAGAAGGTGTAGAGCCTGCTCTTGACCGTCTGGGCGGCGCAGCCTGGATTTCTGGCAAGGAAAAAGCCCGCAAGGCCATTGAAAAAATCGCCGCAGATCTTGTGGAAATGTACGCCTACCGCAAGGTAACCAAGGGCTTTCGCTACGATCCGCCTGGCGAACTGTATCACGAATTTGAAGCCACCTTTGGCTTTGAGGAAACCCCCGATCAGGCCAAGGCCATTCAGGACGTGCTGGACGATATGGATAAAACCAGCCCGATGGACCGCCTTGTTTGCGGCGACGTGGGCTTCGGTAAAACTGAGGTGGCGTTGCGCGCTGCCTTCCGCGCTGCTTCCGAGGGGCGGCAGGTGGCCATGTTGTGTCCCACGACGGTGTTGGCCGAACAGCACTATCAGACGTTCAGGGCGCGTCTGGCGGGCTTTCCCGTCAACGTGGGCCTGCTCAGCCGTTTTGTGTCGCGTCCAAAGCAGAAGGATGTGCTCAAGGCTGCCGCCGCAGGGCAGATAGACATACTCATAGGCACCCACCGTCTTTTGTCCACAGACGTGAAGCTGCCCAACCTGACCCTGCTTATCCTTGATGAAGAACAGCGCTTTGGTGTGCGTCACAAGGAAAAACTCAAGGCCCTCAAGAAAAATGTGGACGTGCTGACGCTTACGGCCACACCCATTCCGCGTACCTTGCAGCTTTCAATGTCCGGCATACGCGAGCTTTCCATTATTGAAACCGCGCCGCAGGACCGCAAGCCCGTGGCCAGCGCCGTGCTGCGCAGGGATGATAACGTGCTGCGCAAGGTGATGGAGCGCGAGATGGAGCGCGAGGGCCAGATATTCTGGGTATACAACCGGGTGCAGGGGCTTGAGCGCGTGGCTGAATATGTGCGCGGGCTTGTTCCTGCCGCGCGGGTGGGTATGGCCCACGGCCAGATGTCTGAAACCGAGCTGGAAGATACCATGCACAAATTCTGGCATGGTGAACTGGATGTGCTGGTCTGCACTTCCATTGTGGAATCCGGTCTGGACTTCCCCCGTGCCAATACTCTGGTGGTGGATCAGGCCCAGATGTTCGGGCTTGGGCAATTGTACCAGTTGCGCGGCCGAGTTGGCCGCAGCGACAGGCAGGCCTATGCCTTTTTTGTTGTGCCCGATGCCGAGCGCCTGACTGCCATAGCCGAAGAACGCCTGCGCATTATTATGGATATGGACTACTTGGGCGCGGGATTTCAGGTGGCGATGGAAGATTTGCGTCTGCGCGGGGCTGGCAATATACTGGGCGAAGTGCAGTCGGGCCACATGTGCCGTGTGGGTCTGGATCTGTATCTAGAAATGCTTGAAGAAGCCGTGGGCCGCCTCAAGGGCATGCCCGAAAGTCTGGTGAGCGAAACGGAACTGACGTTGGGCCTGCCAGCGCATATTCCTGCTTCGTACATTGACGACGGGCGCGAACGTCTGCGCTGCTACAAGGCGCTGACCTCGGCCTCGGGCGGAGCTGCGCGGGAAGAAACGGCCCTGTCCATCCGCGACCGCTTCGGGCCTTTCCCCGAAGAGCTGGCGAACTTTCTGGCAGTGCTCGACCTCAAGCAGTTTCTTACCGAGCTTCAGGTGCAAAAGGCCGACGTGCACCGCGGCTATGTGCGCCTGACCTGGCCCGACGGGCAGACCGCCGTGCAGCCCGAGCGCATTGTAGCCCTTGCTGCCTCCATGCCGGGCGCGCGCGTGCAACCCCCTGCGGGGCTGACACTGCCTCTGGAAAAAGACGCTTCTTTTGCACAGGGACTTGACAGACTGCGTCAGGCACTGGAAGACATACGCATGCCCATTGCGGAACAGGTCTCGTCCTGA